In Ochrobactrum vermis, the following proteins share a genomic window:
- the gap gene encoding type I glyceraldehyde-3-phosphate dehydrogenase, producing MAVRVAINGFGRIGRNILRAIVESGRTDIQVVAINDLGPVETNAHLLRYDSVHGRFPKEVKVAGDTIDVGYGPIKVHAVRNPAELPWKEEGVDIALECTGIFTSRDKAALHLEAGAKRVIVSAPADGADLTVVYGVNHDKLTKDHQVISNASCTTNCLAPVAQVLNDVIGIEKGFMTTIHSYTGDQPTLDTMHKDLYRARAAALSMIPTSTGAAKAVGLVLPELKGKLDGVAIRVPTPNVSVVDLTFIAKRETTVEEVNNAIREAANGRLKGVLGYTDEPLVSHDFNHDSHSSVFHTDQTKVMEGTMVRILSWYDNEWGFSSRMGDTAVAFGKLI from the coding sequence ATGGCAGTTCGCGTCGCAATTAACGGTTTTGGCCGCATCGGCCGCAACATCCTTCGCGCCATCGTCGAGTCGGGCCGCACCGATATTCAGGTCGTCGCCATCAACGACCTCGGCCCGGTGGAAACCAATGCGCATCTTCTGCGTTATGACAGCGTTCATGGCCGTTTCCCCAAGGAAGTAAAGGTTGCAGGCGATACCATTGACGTCGGCTACGGCCCGATCAAGGTTCATGCCGTCCGCAACCCGGCTGAACTGCCGTGGAAGGAAGAAGGCGTCGACATCGCTCTGGAATGCACCGGCATCTTCACCTCGCGCGACAAGGCAGCGCTTCATCTTGAAGCCGGTGCGAAGCGCGTCATCGTTTCGGCGCCTGCCGACGGTGCTGACCTGACCGTTGTTTATGGCGTCAACCACGACAAGCTGACCAAGGACCATCAGGTCATTTCGAACGCTTCGTGCACCACCAACTGCCTTGCGCCAGTGGCTCAGGTTCTTAACGATGTTATCGGCATCGAAAAGGGCTTCATGACCACGATTCATTCCTACACGGGCGACCAGCCGACGCTGGACACCATGCACAAGGATTTGTACCGCGCTCGCGCAGCAGCACTTTCCATGATTCCGACCTCGACGGGTGCTGCCAAGGCTGTCGGCCTCGTTCTGCCGGAACTGAAGGGCAAGCTCGACGGCGTCGCCATCCGCGTGCCGACCCCGAACGTCTCGGTCGTCGATCTGACCTTCATCGCCAAGCGCGAAACGACTGTTGAAGAAGTCAACAACGCGATCCGCGAAGCTGCCAATGGCCGCCTGAAGGGCGTCCTCGGCTACACCGATGAGCCACTTGTCTCGCACGACTTCAACCACGACTCCCATTCCTCGGTCTTCCACACGGATCAGACCAAGGTCATGGAAGGCACCATGGTGCGCATCCTGTCATGGTACGACAATGAGTGGGGCTTCTCCAGCCGCATGGGCGACACCGCTGTCGCCTTCGGTAAGTTGATCTAA
- a CDS encoding putative glycolipid-binding domain-containing protein has protein sequence MFRALLPTVARWRPLEEEGLEHLSIGPTGRSIHAESVVIGERSGNPYGARYSIACNSAWHVLHFLIETTSGHRLELVSDGEGRWNTMAGDALPQFDGCIDIDLAGTPFTNTLPIRRLGLTPESGTVQLDMLYVPFDNFRPLRDQQRYTCIEEGRRYRYEAADRSFTAELPVDEDGLVTDYPTLFRRLPV, from the coding sequence ATGTTTCGCGCCCTTCTCCCCACCGTTGCGCGCTGGCGTCCGCTGGAAGAAGAAGGGCTCGAACATCTCAGTATCGGACCCACTGGCCGCTCGATCCACGCCGAAAGCGTGGTGATCGGAGAACGCAGCGGAAATCCTTATGGTGCGCGCTACAGCATCGCCTGCAACAGCGCCTGGCATGTGCTCCATTTCCTGATCGAAACCACATCCGGCCACCGGCTGGAGCTTGTTTCCGACGGCGAAGGCCGCTGGAACACGATGGCGGGCGATGCATTGCCCCAGTTCGACGGTTGCATCGATATCGATCTGGCGGGAACGCCCTTCACCAACACCCTGCCCATCCGCCGCCTTGGCCTTACGCCGGAAAGCGGCACCGTTCAGCTCGACATGCTTTACGTGCCGTTCGATAATTTTCGTCCGTTGCGCGACCAGCAGCGTTATACCTGTATCGAAGAAGGCAGACGCTACCGCTACGAAGCGGCGGACCGTTCCTTCACCGCCGAATTGCCCGTCGACGAGGACGGGCTTGTCACCGACTATCCAACCCTTTTCCGGCGCCTACCTGTTTGA
- a CDS encoding phosphoglycerate kinase, with protein sequence MSFRTLDDADVKSKRVLVRVDLNVPMANGEVTDLTRIERIVPTIAELSKKGAKVILLAHFGRPKGAASDENSLKHVVKPLAKVIGHGVHFAEDCIGDKAKAAVDALKDGDVLLLENTRFHKGEEKNDPEFVAALAANGDLYVNDAFSAAHRAHASTEGLAHVLPAYAGRAMQAELEALEKGLGDPARPVVAIVGGAKVSTKLDLLSNLIEKVDALVIGGGMANTFLAAQGHDVGKSLCEHDLAHTAREIMAKAETTKCAIILPVDAVVGWHFAADTPNKTYGVDAVPSDGMILDAGALSTDLIASAIDDAATLVWNGPLGAFELRPFDTATVKTAKHVAARTKAGKLVSVGGGGDTVAALNHAGVADDFTYISTAGGAFLEWMEGKPLPGVDVLKK encoded by the coding sequence ATGAGTTTCCGCACTCTCGACGATGCCGACGTCAAGTCCAAGCGCGTACTGGTCCGCGTCGACCTCAACGTGCCGATGGCGAACGGTGAAGTCACTGACCTGACCCGTATCGAACGCATCGTCCCGACCATTGCCGAACTTTCCAAGAAAGGCGCGAAGGTCATTCTGCTCGCTCATTTCGGTCGCCCCAAAGGCGCTGCTTCCGACGAAAATTCGCTGAAGCATGTCGTGAAGCCGCTCGCCAAGGTGATCGGCCATGGCGTTCATTTTGCCGAAGACTGCATCGGCGACAAAGCCAAGGCCGCCGTGGATGCACTCAAGGACGGCGACGTCCTGCTTCTGGAAAACACCCGCTTCCACAAGGGCGAGGAAAAGAACGATCCTGAATTCGTCGCGGCTCTGGCAGCCAATGGCGATCTTTACGTAAACGACGCCTTTTCCGCCGCTCACCGCGCCCATGCCTCGACGGAAGGCCTCGCACACGTCCTGCCCGCCTATGCTGGCCGCGCCATGCAGGCTGAACTTGAAGCACTGGAAAAGGGCCTCGGCGATCCGGCTCGCCCGGTGGTGGCCATCGTCGGCGGTGCCAAGGTTTCGACCAAGCTCGACCTCTTGTCGAACCTGATCGAAAAGGTCGATGCGCTCGTCATCGGTGGCGGCATGGCCAATACATTTCTGGCTGCACAGGGACACGATGTCGGCAAATCGCTCTGCGAACACGACCTCGCCCATACGGCGCGTGAAATCATGGCCAAGGCCGAAACCACCAAATGCGCCATCATCCTGCCCGTCGATGCGGTTGTGGGCTGGCACTTTGCCGCCGATACGCCAAACAAGACCTATGGTGTTGATGCCGTACCAAGCGACGGCATGATCCTCGACGCAGGCGCGCTGTCGACTGACCTTATCGCTTCGGCCATCGACGATGCGGCAACGCTCGTCTGGAATGGCCCGCTCGGTGCTTTCGAACTGCGTCCGTTCGACACTGCCACGGTCAAGACCGCAAAGCATGTCGCAGCCCGCACCAAGGCAGGCAAGCTGGTTTCGGTCGGCGGCGGCGGCGATACAGTCGCTGCGCTCAATCATGCCGGCGTTGCCGACGACTTCACCTACATCTCGACCGCAGGCGGTGCTTTCCTCGAATGGATGGAAGGCAAGCCCCTTCCCGGCGTCGATGTATTGAAGAAGTAG
- a CDS encoding IS3 family transposase (programmed frameshift): MSKYSSTFKQEIVAYYGDGGHSYREVGLRFGLDYSMVRRWVASHAAHGVAGLSRKHSHYDAQFRLSVLERMWKDGLSRRQVAALFNIRSAACVSVWEDRYERGGLEALAPRRKGRPRSMPKPPVAAPPSLVADGDGLPSDEARTREELLAELAYLRMENDYLKKPGGLNAGASNAERAQAVQALRPLHPLEGLLALSGLARSTFYYQLKVLSSGDRHEALKSTIRSIFDEHKGRYGYRRVTAAIRGRGDAVNHKTVQRLMVEMGLKSLVRPKKYRSYKGGAGRVAPDLLQRQFSARRMHQKWVTDVTEFNVAGEKLFLSPIMDLHNGEIIAFETARRPVFKLVKDMLGRALSLLDDENRPILHSDQGWQYQTPEWRRMLESSNIAASMSRKGNCLDNAAMESFFATLKSEFFYPNRFDSIDSLRDGVEDYIHYYNNDRIRMKLKGLSPVQYRTQPLNNPSL, translated from the exons ATGTCGAAATACAGCAGCACGTTCAAGCAGGAGATCGTCGCGTACTACGGCGACGGCGGGCACAGCTACCGAGAGGTAGGTCTTCGTTTCGGGCTCGACTATTCCATGGTCCGCCGGTGGGTCGCCAGTCACGCGGCACATGGCGTGGCTGGCTTATCTCGCAAGCACAGCCATTATGATGCACAGTTCAGGCTGTCGGTCCTTGAGCGGATGTGGAAGGATGGATTGTCCCGTCGGCAGGTGGCTGCGCTTTTTAATATTCGCAGCGCAGCTTGCGTGTCAGTCTGGGAGGATCGATATGAGCGCGGCGGCCTTGAGGCCTTGGCTCCGCGCCGAAAAGGGAGGCCGCGATCTATGCCGAAGCCACCTGTCGCCGCACCGCCGAGCCTGGTTGCCGACGGGGATGGATTGCCAAGTGATGAAGCCAGGACCCGCGAGGAATTGCTGGCAGAACTGGCCTATCTGCGCATGGAGAACGACTATCTAAAAAAAC CTGGAGGCCTTAACGCAGGCGCGTCAAACGCCGAACGGGCGCAAGCCGTCCAGGCGTTAAGGCCGCTCCATCCGCTTGAAGGGCTGCTTGCGCTTTCGGGTCTGGCGCGCAGCACGTTCTATTATCAGCTCAAGGTGCTGTCGTCAGGCGACCGGCATGAGGCCTTGAAATCGACGATCCGCTCCATCTTCGATGAGCACAAGGGCCGCTACGGCTATCGCCGGGTGACGGCGGCGATCCGTGGGCGTGGGGACGCAGTCAATCACAAGACCGTCCAGCGGCTGATGGTCGAGATGGGGCTGAAGTCTCTGGTTCGACCCAAGAAGTACCGTTCCTACAAGGGTGGGGCTGGCCGTGTGGCACCCGATCTACTGCAACGTCAGTTCTCGGCCAGACGGATGCATCAGAAGTGGGTCACAGATGTCACCGAGTTCAATGTCGCCGGGGAGAAGCTGTTCCTGTCACCCATCATGGACCTTCACAACGGCGAGATCATCGCCTTCGAGACAGCCAGACGACCCGTCTTCAAGCTGGTCAAGGACATGCTCGGCAGGGCATTGAGCCTGCTCGATGACGAGAACAGGCCAATCCTGCATTCCGATCAGGGTTGGCAGTATCAGACGCCAGAATGGCGCCGGATGCTCGAAAGCAGCAATATCGCAGCAAGCATGTCACGCAAGGGAAACTGCCTCGACAATGCCGCCATGGAAAGCTTCTTCGCGACGCTCAAGTCCGAGTTCTTCTATCCCAACCGCTTCGACAGCATTGACAGTCTGCGCGATGGCGTTGAGGACTACATTCACTACTACAACAACGATCGCATTCGCATGAAACTAAAAGGGCTGAGCCCTGTGCAATACAGGACCCAGCCCTTAAATAATCCCAGCCTATGA
- a CDS encoding PQQ-dependent sugar dehydrogenase: MRRALLSLPFVLALSMVALPILNASAESINAGGRQAEANAPFTATPVAEFDTPWAIAFLPDGRLLLTEKGGKIFIVTQSGDKTAVDGVPEVAFGGQNGLLDIAPAPDFEKSKAVFFSYNEPAKNGSSVVLARAVLDEGDGKAALKDRITIWKQDAAARGGQPGGIIAFAPDGKHLFFSVGDRMQPATAQDDAVPMGKILRMNLDGSVPKDNPHADAEGVRALTWSTGHRNPYGLAFGPDGRLWEHEMGPRGGDEFNLIKPGLNYGWPVVSNGDNYSGRPIPRHSTRPEFEPPLVYWTPVIAPAGLAFYEGDMFPEWRGSALIGGLSVMSLVRVVIDKDGKADEAERFEMENRIRDVAIGPDGAIWLIEDDNPGRLLKLTPKV, from the coding sequence ATGCGACGCGCCCTTTTGAGCCTGCCGTTCGTTCTGGCTTTATCAATGGTTGCTCTGCCGATACTGAATGCTTCGGCTGAGAGCATCAATGCCGGTGGCAGGCAGGCCGAAGCAAATGCTCCGTTTACGGCAACGCCGGTTGCCGAATTCGATACGCCCTGGGCGATCGCTTTTCTGCCCGATGGCAGACTTCTATTGACGGAGAAGGGCGGCAAGATTTTCATCGTCACACAATCGGGTGACAAAACTGCTGTCGATGGTGTGCCGGAAGTAGCCTTTGGTGGCCAGAACGGTCTTCTTGATATTGCGCCTGCTCCAGACTTCGAAAAGAGCAAGGCAGTCTTTTTCTCCTATAACGAACCAGCCAAGAATGGCAGCAGCGTCGTTCTGGCGCGCGCTGTGCTGGATGAGGGTGACGGCAAGGCAGCACTGAAGGACAGGATCACAATCTGGAAGCAGGATGCGGCGGCTCGCGGTGGGCAGCCGGGTGGCATCATTGCATTTGCGCCGGACGGCAAGCATCTGTTCTTCTCTGTCGGCGATCGTATGCAGCCTGCAACCGCACAGGACGATGCAGTGCCGATGGGGAAAATTCTCCGCATGAATCTCGATGGTTCCGTGCCGAAGGATAATCCGCATGCGGATGCGGAAGGTGTGCGGGCATTGACCTGGTCGACCGGCCATCGCAATCCCTACGGACTGGCCTTCGGTCCCGATGGAAGGCTCTGGGAACATGAGATGGGACCGCGTGGCGGCGACGAGTTCAATCTCATCAAGCCCGGTCTCAATTATGGCTGGCCCGTCGTCTCCAATGGCGACAATTATAGCGGCAGGCCGATCCCGCGTCATAGCACCCGCCCGGAATTCGAGCCGCCATTGGTGTATTGGACGCCGGTCATCGCTCCGGCCGGGCTTGCGTTTTACGAGGGGGACATGTTCCCCGAATGGCGTGGCTCGGCCTTGATCGGAGGACTTTCTGTCATGTCGCTGGTGCGCGTCGTGATCGACAAGGACGGCAAGGCGGACGAAGCCGAGCGCTTCGAAATGGAAAACCGTATCCGCGATGTGGCTATCGGGCCTGATGGCGCGATCTGGCTGATCGAGGATGACAATCCGGGGCGTCTCCTAAAGCTGACGCCGAAAGTATGA
- a CDS encoding class I fructose-bisphosphate aldolase: MTERLEDIAIALVKTGKGILAADESSGTIKKRFDSIPLASTEETRRDYREMLFRSDEAMKNYISGVILYDETIRQKAKDGTPLVEIIRKAGSIPGIKVDAGAKPLAGFEGETVTEGLDGLRERLSDYYALGARFAKWRAVISISDDLPTWGSVKQNAQTLARYAALCQEANIVPIVEPEVLMDGKPGDHTIDRCYEVTEWVLKTVFTELYDARVRLEGMILKPNMVIDGKNARKASVEEVAEKTVRCFRNTVPAAVPGIAFLSGGQTGEEATAHLSAMNAGFDMPWKMTFSYGRALQAAALEAWSGKDENIAAGQRAFAHRAKMNSLAATGGWKKDLEKAA; this comes from the coding sequence ATGACCGAACGTCTTGAAGATATTGCGATCGCCCTGGTGAAAACGGGCAAAGGCATTCTCGCCGCCGACGAAAGCTCGGGCACCATCAAGAAGCGCTTTGACTCGATCCCCCTCGCCTCGACGGAGGAAACGCGCCGCGACTATCGCGAAATGCTGTTCCGCTCGGACGAAGCGATGAAGAACTATATTTCGGGCGTCATTCTCTATGATGAAACCATAAGGCAAAAGGCCAAGGACGGCACACCGCTTGTCGAAATCATCCGCAAGGCGGGATCAATTCCGGGCATCAAGGTCGATGCGGGCGCGAAGCCGCTGGCAGGCTTCGAAGGTGAAACCGTCACAGAGGGGCTGGACGGTCTGCGCGAGCGGCTCAGCGACTATTACGCGCTTGGTGCACGTTTCGCCAAATGGCGCGCTGTGATCTCGATTTCCGACGACCTGCCCACATGGGGCTCGGTAAAACAGAATGCCCAGACTCTCGCACGCTATGCCGCCCTTTGTCAGGAAGCGAACATCGTCCCCATCGTCGAACCTGAAGTGCTGATGGATGGCAAGCCGGGCGATCACACCATCGACCGTTGTTACGAAGTGACGGAATGGGTTCTGAAAACGGTTTTTACCGAACTCTACGATGCCCGTGTCAGACTGGAAGGTATGATCCTGAAGCCGAACATGGTCATCGACGGCAAGAATGCCCGCAAGGCTTCCGTCGAAGAAGTGGCAGAGAAAACCGTGCGCTGCTTCCGCAACACGGTTCCGGCAGCGGTGCCCGGCATCGCCTTCCTTTCCGGTGGTCAGACCGGCGAGGAAGCGACAGCCCATCTTTCCGCGATGAATGCGGGTTTCGATATGCCATGGAAAATGACTTTCTCCTACGGCCGCGCCCTGCAAGCGGCAGCGCTGGAAGCCTGGAGCGGCAAGGATGAAAATATCGCTGCCGGTCAGAGGGCCTTCGCGCATCGGGCAAAGATGAACAGTCTTGCCGCTACCGGCGGCTGGAAAAAAGATCTCGAAAAGGCAGCCTGA
- a CDS encoding propionyl-CoA synthetase: protein MTSKYAETYAAWQTDPERFWAEAAQAIDWFKPWDQVFASDEGVYGRWFKGAQCNTCYNALDRHVANGRGEQVALIYESPVTGSVRKFTYRELLEEVEALSAVMLDNGVSKGDRVLIYMPMVPEAAVAMLASARIGAVHSVVFGGFAANELATRIDDAKPVMIIAGSCGIEPTRVVPYQAMLDKAIALASHKVRNCIILQREQHPHEPVAGRDIDYREAVEAARGRHIPCTPVDATDPLYVLYTSGTTGEPKGVVRDNGGHMVALAWSMKNVFGVEPGQVWWAASDVGWVVGHSYIVYAPLIHGATSILFEGKPVGTPDAGIYWRIIAEHGVEVMFTAPTALRAIKKDDADGNFVRRYDLSKFRALYLAGERADPDTIHWAENLLGCPVIDHWWQTESGWPMVANPLGLGLLETRYGSPAVCLPGYDIRVLDDEGHELERGQLGNILIKLPLPPGCLPTLWNADERFRKAYLNEFPGYYKTADAGYMDEDGYLYIMSRTDDIINVAGHRLSTGAMEEVLSSHPDVAECAVLGISDPVKGQVPCGFLVLKSNIDRDPQEVEKECVSMVRDVIGPVAAFRLALAVKRLPKTRSGKILRSTIQKIADGEEWKMPATIDDPAILDEISIVLRERHTGLAFA from the coding sequence ATGACTTCGAAATATGCCGAAACCTATGCCGCATGGCAGACCGATCCTGAACGCTTCTGGGCTGAAGCAGCGCAGGCAATCGACTGGTTCAAGCCATGGGACCAGGTTTTTGCGAGCGACGAAGGCGTCTATGGACGCTGGTTCAAGGGTGCGCAGTGCAATACCTGCTATAACGCGCTCGACCGCCATGTCGCCAATGGACGTGGTGAACAGGTTGCGCTCATCTATGAGAGCCCCGTCACCGGCAGCGTGCGTAAATTTACCTATCGCGAACTGCTGGAAGAAGTTGAGGCGCTCTCCGCCGTCATGCTCGACAACGGTGTGTCGAAGGGCGACCGCGTTCTCATCTATATGCCGATGGTCCCGGAAGCAGCCGTCGCCATGCTGGCATCGGCCCGTATCGGTGCCGTCCATTCTGTCGTCTTCGGCGGATTTGCCGCCAATGAGCTTGCCACCCGCATTGACGACGCCAAGCCTGTAATGATCATCGCCGGTTCCTGCGGCATTGAGCCAACCCGTGTCGTGCCCTATCAGGCCATGCTCGACAAGGCCATTGCGCTTGCGAGCCACAAGGTCAGAAATTGCATCATATTGCAGCGCGAACAGCACCCGCACGAGCCGGTGGCGGGACGTGACATTGACTATCGCGAGGCTGTCGAAGCGGCGCGTGGTCGTCACATCCCATGCACGCCGGTCGATGCAACCGATCCGCTATATGTGCTTTACACGTCAGGCACGACCGGCGAACCGAAAGGTGTCGTGCGCGACAATGGCGGACACATGGTAGCGCTCGCATGGTCAATGAAAAACGTCTTTGGCGTGGAGCCCGGACAAGTATGGTGGGCCGCATCCGATGTGGGTTGGGTGGTTGGCCATTCCTATATTGTTTATGCGCCCCTGATACATGGCGCGACCAGTATCCTGTTCGAAGGCAAGCCGGTCGGCACGCCAGATGCGGGCATCTACTGGCGCATTATCGCCGAGCATGGTGTGGAAGTGATGTTCACGGCACCGACAGCACTGCGCGCCATCAAGAAAGACGACGCGGACGGTAATTTCGTGCGCCGCTACGACTTGTCGAAGTTCCGCGCGCTCTATCTGGCCGGTGAACGCGCCGATCCGGATACGATCCACTGGGCGGAAAATCTGCTGGGCTGCCCAGTGATCGACCACTGGTGGCAGACAGAGAGCGGCTGGCCCATGGTCGCCAATCCGCTCGGCCTTGGCCTTCTTGAAACCAGATATGGCTCGCCCGCCGTCTGTCTTCCGGGTTACGATATCCGCGTACTGGATGACGAGGGCCATGAACTCGAACGCGGCCAGCTCGGCAATATTCTCATCAAGCTACCACTGCCGCCCGGCTGTCTGCCGACACTCTGGAACGCGGACGAGCGTTTCCGCAAAGCCTATCTGAACGAATTTCCCGGCTACTATAAAACCGCCGATGCGGGCTATATGGATGAGGACGGCTATCTCTACATCATGAGCCGCACCGACGACATCATCAATGTCGCCGGGCACCGCCTGTCAACGGGTGCAATGGAGGAGGTGCTTTCCAGCCATCCCGACGTGGCGGAATGTGCAGTGCTTGGCATTTCGGACCCTGTTAAAGGTCAGGTGCCATGCGGTTTCCTCGTGCTGAAATCCAATATCGACCGTGACCCGCAAGAGGTCGAAAAGGAATGCGTCAGCATGGTGCGTGACGTCATCGGACCGGTTGCAGCCTTCCGGCTGGCGCTGGCCGTAAAGCGCTTGCCCAAGACAAGATCGGGCAAAATTCTGCGCTCAACCATCCAGAAGATTGCCGACGGCGAAGAATGGAAGATGCCCGCCACAATCGACGATCCGGCGATTCTGGACGAAATCAGCATCGTTCTGCGCGAGCGTCACACCGGCCTCGCCTTCGCCTGA
- a CDS encoding SDR family NAD(P)-dependent oxidoreductase, producing the protein MQLEGKVAIVTGAARGIGYAIAKRFLMDGASVVLSDIDNAAAMRAAKDLEQFGPVRHMAADVGDKLDIHNLLTFTVTNVGEIDILVNNAGVVHQADFLDLKEEDFDRVMRVNLKGAFLCGQAVAKRMVERVESGGDPGTIINMSSINAIFGLPEQLAYSVSKGGLNQLTRTMAVALARWGIRVNAIGPGSIETDMLSAVNTDANARNTILSRTPLGRIGQASEIASIASFLASRDASYVTGQTIYADGGRLPLSYTAAPRYKA; encoded by the coding sequence ATGCAATTAGAAGGCAAGGTGGCAATCGTCACCGGCGCTGCCCGCGGTATTGGCTATGCCATAGCAAAACGTTTCCTGATGGACGGTGCAAGCGTCGTGCTGTCCGACATCGACAATGCTGCAGCCATGCGCGCAGCCAAGGATCTGGAACAGTTCGGCCCGGTGCGCCACATGGCAGCGGATGTGGGCGACAAGCTCGATATTCATAATCTCCTGACTTTTACCGTCACCAATGTCGGAGAGATCGACATCCTCGTCAACAATGCCGGTGTTGTGCATCAGGCAGATTTTCTCGACCTGAAAGAAGAAGATTTCGACCGCGTTATGCGGGTCAATCTCAAAGGTGCTTTTCTGTGTGGGCAAGCCGTGGCCAAACGCATGGTGGAACGGGTCGAATCGGGCGGCGATCCAGGCACGATCATCAACATGTCGTCAATCAACGCGATCTTTGGTCTGCCGGAGCAGCTCGCCTATTCCGTTTCCAAAGGCGGATTGAACCAACTGACGCGCACCATGGCAGTAGCACTCGCCCGCTGGGGGATTCGCGTCAACGCCATCGGTCCCGGTTCCATCGAGACCGACATGCTTTCCGCCGTGAACACCGACGCCAATGCACGCAACACGATTCTGTCCAGAACCCCGCTCGGTCGCATAGGCCAAGCCTCTGAAATTGCTTCGATAGCGTCATTTCTGGCGTCCCGGGATGCAAGCTATGTGACAGGACAAACCATCTATGCTGATGGCGGGCGCCTTCCCCTCAGCTATACGGCAGCGCCGCGTTACAAGGCGTGA
- a CDS encoding helix-turn-helix transcriptional regulator, translated as MRRADRLFQIVQHLRGGRLVTARQLAERLEVSERTIYRDISDLQSTGVPIDGEAGVGYILRQGFELPPLMFTRDEIVALVAGARLIRAWGGVSMARGAEEALVKIEAVLPKEERARITSTQIHAPTARISMDERRIIDAVERAVDQGNVLNIRYRDLEARESERDIRPLGLWFWGKVWTVIGWCELRNAFRTFRTDRIVEASDAGRLFRAERGKTLSDFYRLMELSEYNAFKD; from the coding sequence ATGCGCCGTGCAGACCGCCTTTTCCAGATTGTTCAGCACCTGCGCGGTGGCAGGCTTGTCACCGCGCGTCAGCTAGCCGAACGGCTGGAAGTCTCCGAACGCACCATCTATCGTGACATTTCCGATCTGCAGTCGACAGGCGTCCCCATCGATGGCGAAGCTGGTGTCGGCTATATTCTGCGGCAAGGTTTCGAACTCCCGCCGCTCATGTTCACACGCGATGAAATTGTCGCTCTTGTCGCCGGGGCTCGCCTCATCCGCGCCTGGGGCGGCGTTTCCATGGCGCGTGGCGCGGAAGAGGCTCTGGTCAAGATCGAAGCCGTTCTGCCCAAGGAAGAACGCGCCCGCATCACCAGCACCCAGATTCATGCGCCCACGGCCCGCATCAGCATGGACGAACGCCGCATCATCGACGCGGTGGAACGCGCCGTCGATCAGGGCAATGTCCTCAATATCCGCTATCGCGATCTGGAAGCGCGCGAAAGCGAGCGTGATATTCGTCCGCTCGGCCTGTGGTTCTGGGGCAAGGTCTGGACGGTTATCGGCTGGTGCGAATTGCGCAACGCGTTCCGCACGTTCCGCACCGACCGTATCGTCGAGGCGAGTGATGCAGGTCGCCTCTTCCGGGCTGAACGTGGAAAGACGCTCTCCGATTTCTATCGTCTCATGGAATTGAGCGAATACAACGCCTTCAAAGACTGA